Proteins co-encoded in one Kribbella qitaiheensis genomic window:
- a CDS encoding serine/threonine-protein kinase — translation MTDNSMGGIGRYRLQSKIGAGAFATVWRGYDDDLDIDVAVKVLADNWASRVDVRERFLAEARLMRRIASDRVVRVFDLGELPDGRPYFVMDHVGGGSLADIIRQGPIPAADALWWGADLARAVAALHDEGVVHRDITPANLLLRPTRADQTGGGTHRIVLADLGLAKRVAEASGLTQAVGTPSYMAPEQGRESGGFDERADVYAIGAVTYALLTGHPPYVASSITDVITRDPDADPPSLRPWLGDSVGDIDAILARTLAYRVDERWQRADSLAERFEGEAYRVEQETPLPELVAADDETTTAPLAGPRRRRWAVLLMLPVLLVLAGAGGWFLSGR, via the coding sequence ATGACCGACAATAGTATGGGTGGCATCGGACGTTACCGGCTGCAGTCGAAAATCGGCGCGGGTGCTTTCGCCACCGTCTGGCGCGGGTACGACGACGACCTCGACATCGACGTCGCGGTCAAGGTGCTGGCCGACAACTGGGCGTCGCGGGTCGATGTCCGTGAGCGGTTCCTGGCCGAGGCGCGGCTGATGCGCCGGATCGCCAGCGATCGGGTGGTCCGGGTGTTCGATCTCGGCGAACTGCCCGACGGCAGGCCGTACTTCGTGATGGACCACGTCGGCGGCGGGTCGCTGGCCGACATCATCAGGCAGGGACCGATCCCGGCCGCGGACGCGCTCTGGTGGGGCGCGGACCTGGCCAGGGCGGTGGCGGCGCTGCACGACGAGGGTGTCGTCCACCGCGACATCACCCCGGCGAACCTGCTGCTCCGGCCGACGCGGGCGGACCAGACGGGCGGCGGTACGCACCGGATCGTGCTGGCCGATCTGGGGCTGGCGAAACGCGTCGCGGAGGCGTCCGGGCTGACCCAGGCCGTCGGCACCCCGTCGTACATGGCGCCGGAGCAGGGCCGCGAGTCGGGCGGCTTCGACGAACGGGCCGACGTGTACGCGATCGGTGCGGTGACCTATGCGCTGCTGACCGGACATCCGCCCTACGTCGCGTCGTCGATCACCGACGTGATCACCCGCGACCCCGACGCCGACCCACCCAGCCTGCGACCGTGGCTGGGGGATTCGGTCGGCGATATCGATGCCATCCTGGCCCGGACGCTCGCCTACCGCGTCGACGAGCGCTGGCAGCGGGCGGATTCGCTGGCCGAACGGTTCGAAGGGGAGGCGTACCGGGTCGAGCAGGAAACGCCGCTGCCCGAACTCGTCGCGGCCGATGACGAAACGACCACCGCACCCTTGGCCGGCCCAAGGCGACGCCGGTGGGCGGTGTTGCTGATGTTGCCGGTTTTGCTTGTGCTGGCAGGGGCCGGCGGATGGTTTCTTTCCGGTCGGTGA
- a CDS encoding RNA polymerase sigma factor, whose product MNEELEQLAVRASAGDEAALAEILQLIRPQVQRRVAKFLPHREDAEEAVQDALMTVATKIHTFKGSGTFAGWMTVVATNCARQTYRSLKRRSVEQSAEVLPEAVDPRTTSVIAGSRLDLLEALESLEAHHPQLVQPLVLRDLGAMTYAEIATELSVPLGTVKARIHQARKAVAERLTAR is encoded by the coding sequence ATGAACGAGGAGCTGGAACAGCTTGCGGTACGGGCGTCGGCCGGCGACGAGGCGGCGCTCGCCGAGATCCTGCAGCTGATCCGCCCGCAGGTGCAGCGCCGGGTGGCCAAATTCCTGCCGCACCGTGAAGACGCCGAGGAAGCCGTCCAGGACGCGCTGATGACGGTGGCGACCAAGATCCACACCTTCAAGGGCAGCGGTACGTTCGCCGGCTGGATGACGGTGGTCGCGACCAACTGTGCCCGGCAGACCTACCGATCGCTGAAGCGCCGCTCCGTCGAGCAGTCCGCCGAGGTCCTGCCCGAGGCGGTCGACCCGCGAACCACCTCGGTGATCGCCGGCTCCCGCCTCGACCTGCTGGAAGCGCTCGAATCGCTCGAGGCGCACCACCCCCAGCTCGTCCAGCCGCTCGTACTGCGGGATCTCGGCGCGATGACCTACGCGGAGATCGCCACCGAGCTGTCCGTCCCACTGGGGACCGTGAAGGCCCGGATCCACCAGGCCCGCAAGGCCGTCGCCGAACGCCTCACCGCGCGCTGA
- a CDS encoding ERAP1-like C-terminal domain-containing protein has translation MRTSGLDTIRAHRSSTGITLQRETPAQYPADRPHRLTVGSYDEDGRPTYAEVLLDRDSVEIALQPGRVVVPDAKDDTWAKVRLDDTSLTNLATVLPKIEDGRTRAVIWNSLRDATADAELDPRVAFEVLLSAIPHEDSDIAIGSLLRWAEERLLGLYLPYEPYRRRLAEVLTATLAQTQPGSSRQLAITRALIGTSDDADLLQHWLDGEEVPDGLQIDTDLRWSLVLRLVRLDVFGAVEIGAELARDRSTEGVAAAAKCRAALPAGKEEAWARLMADAEVGVNELFAVAEGFWHPAQAELTAPYVERYFSEIAGTAALRFGMALPLATSRIFPRFAVGERTVELAGQVIADDNVAPSIGRSVADATDDLRRALAVRRTFG, from the coding sequence TTGCGGACGTCCGGCCTGGACACGATCCGCGCCCATCGCAGCAGCACCGGGATCACCTTGCAGCGTGAGACTCCCGCGCAGTACCCGGCTGATCGGCCGCACCGGTTGACGGTCGGCTCGTACGACGAGGACGGCCGCCCGACGTACGCGGAGGTACTGCTCGACCGGGACTCGGTCGAGATCGCGCTGCAGCCGGGGCGGGTCGTCGTACCGGATGCCAAGGACGACACCTGGGCCAAAGTGCGCCTCGACGACACGAGCCTGACCAACCTGGCCACTGTGCTGCCGAAGATCGAGGACGGTAGGACGCGCGCCGTGATCTGGAACAGCCTGCGCGACGCAACCGCCGATGCGGAGCTGGATCCGCGCGTGGCGTTCGAGGTGCTGCTCAGCGCGATCCCGCACGAGGACAGCGACATCGCCATCGGCTCGCTGCTGCGGTGGGCAGAGGAGCGCCTACTCGGCCTTTACCTCCCGTACGAGCCGTACCGCCGCCGGCTCGCCGAGGTGCTCACCGCCACCCTCGCCCAGACCCAGCCGGGGAGCAGCCGCCAGTTGGCGATCACTCGCGCCCTGATCGGCACCTCCGACGACGCCGATCTGCTTCAGCACTGGCTCGACGGCGAAGAGGTCCCGGACGGCCTCCAGATCGATACCGACCTGCGATGGTCCCTCGTCCTACGCCTGGTCCGGCTGGACGTCTTCGGCGCGGTGGAGATCGGCGCCGAACTGGCTCGGGACCGCTCTACCGAAGGCGTCGCCGCGGCCGCGAAGTGCCGGGCCGCATTGCCTGCCGGCAAGGAGGAGGCCTGGGCCCGGCTGATGGCCGATGCCGAGGTCGGCGTGAACGAGTTGTTCGCCGTCGCCGAGGGGTTCTGGCATCCGGCGCAGGCCGAGCTGACCGCGCCATATGTCGAGCGGTACTTCAGCGAGATCGCCGGCACCGCCGCGCTCCGGTTCGGGATGGCGTTGCCGCTGGCGACCTCCCGGATCTTCCCGCGGTTCGCGGTCGGCGAGCGGACGGTCGAACTCGCCGGGCAAGTGATTGCCGACGACAACGTTGCCCCGAGCATCGGCCGGAGCGTGGCGGACGCTACCGACGACCTGCGCCGCGCCCTCGCCGTACGGCGTACCTTCGGCTGA
- a CDS encoding M1 family metallopeptidase, which produces MPALTVEDARIRAAAVDVHSYHLGFDLTVGAETFLAVSTIGFSASADSTFVDVKPDELLKVTFNGELVGVDALDDGRLPLSGLRAENELVVEARMQYSHDGEGLQRTVDAADDRVYLYGMSSLESAPRYFACFDQPDLKAQYQLSVKCPEDWIVLGNGPATRVKPGEWEIAETKPLSTYFVTLVAGPYHQISGEHDGIPLGLACRQSLKEHLERDKDDLFTVTAQAFDEYHRLFGYRYPFGEYHQVFVPDFNLGAMENPGCVTFADSMVFRSQVTAAERSTRARIVVHEMAHMWFGDAVTMKWWNDLWLNESFAEYMAHRVSNVTEHVGHWTDFAFVRKWWGLQADQRSSTHAVAPDAVKDARESLDDFDGISYAKGAAVLKQLVTYLGDEVFLEGVNAHIDAHEFGNADLREFIDTLTEGRRRRSAELDRAMVADVRPGHDPRPSQQHRDHLAA; this is translated from the coding sequence TACCACCTCGGGTTCGACCTGACGGTGGGTGCGGAGACCTTCCTTGCTGTCAGCACGATCGGCTTCTCGGCCTCGGCGGACAGCACGTTCGTCGATGTGAAGCCGGACGAGCTCCTGAAGGTGACGTTCAACGGTGAGCTGGTCGGCGTCGACGCGCTGGATGACGGGCGGTTGCCGTTGAGCGGGTTGCGGGCCGAGAACGAGCTCGTGGTCGAGGCGCGGATGCAGTACTCGCACGATGGGGAAGGACTGCAGCGGACCGTCGACGCGGCTGACGATCGCGTCTATCTGTACGGAATGTCCTCGCTCGAGTCCGCACCCCGGTACTTCGCTTGCTTCGACCAGCCGGACCTCAAAGCGCAGTACCAGTTGAGCGTGAAGTGCCCCGAGGACTGGATCGTGCTCGGCAACGGGCCCGCGACCCGGGTGAAGCCGGGTGAGTGGGAGATCGCCGAGACGAAACCGCTCTCGACGTACTTCGTGACGCTGGTGGCCGGGCCGTATCACCAGATCTCCGGCGAGCACGACGGGATTCCACTGGGACTGGCCTGCCGGCAGAGCCTCAAGGAGCATCTCGAGCGGGACAAGGACGACCTGTTCACCGTCACCGCGCAGGCTTTCGACGAGTACCACCGGCTGTTCGGGTACCGGTACCCGTTCGGGGAGTACCACCAAGTCTTCGTGCCCGACTTCAATCTCGGTGCGATGGAGAACCCGGGCTGCGTGACGTTCGCGGACTCGATGGTCTTCCGGTCCCAGGTGACGGCCGCCGAACGCAGTACGAGAGCCCGGATCGTCGTGCACGAGATGGCGCACATGTGGTTCGGCGACGCGGTCACGATGAAGTGGTGGAACGATCTGTGGCTGAACGAGTCGTTCGCGGAGTACATGGCCCACCGGGTGTCGAACGTGACCGAACATGTCGGCCATTGGACGGATTTCGCCTTCGTCCGCAAGTGGTGGGGGCTGCAGGCCGACCAGCGCAGCTCGACGCACGCGGTTGCCCCCGACGCGGTCAAGGACGCTCGCGAGTCGCTGGACGACTTCGACGGGATCTCGTACGCCAAGGGTGCGGCCGTGCTCAAACAGCTGGTCACCTACTTGGGTGATGAGGTATTCCTCGAGGGCGTCAACGCACACATCGACGCGCACGAGTTCGGCAACGCGGACCTGCGCGAGTTCATCGACACCCTCACCGAGGGCCGGCGCCGAAGATCTGCAGAACTGGACCGAGCAATGGTTGCGGACGTCCGGCCTGGACACGATCCGCGCCCATCGCAGCAGCACCGGGATCACCTTGCAGCGTGA